One part of the Sulfolobus tengchongensis genome encodes these proteins:
- a CDS encoding cob(I)yrinic acid a,c-diamide adenosyltransferase — protein sequence MFTRTGDDGNTNLISKRVGKDSPLVNFLGDIDELNSFIGLALTKIKWEDMQKDLMRIQTELFILGEEAIQNKGKINEENVKWLENRTIEYRKESGPVKLFVIPGGSEEAAYLHIIRSIARRVERNAVAYSKELNFSKWLIVYLNRLSSLLFAMAIVANKRRNVEERIYDIGKYF from the coding sequence ATGTTTACCAGAACTGGGGATGATGGGAATACTAATTTAATATCTAAAAGAGTGGGAAAAGATTCTCCTTTAGTCAACTTCTTAGGCGACATAGACGAATTAAACTCTTTCATAGGTCTAGCATTGACTAAAATTAAGTGGGAGGACATGCAAAAAGATCTCATGCGAATTCAGACTGAACTATTCATATTAGGTGAGGAGGCAATTCAGAATAAAGGTAAAATAAATGAAGAAAATGTTAAGTGGCTAGAGAATAGAACTATAGAATATAGGAAAGAAAGTGGACCAGTCAAATTATTTGTAATACCCGGAGGATCTGAGGAAGCAGCTTATTTACATATAATTAGGAGTATTGCTAGGAGAGTTGAAAGAAATGCTGTAGCATATTCTAAAGAACTCAACTTCAGTAAGTGGTTAATTGTATATTTAAACAGATTATCTTCTCTTTTGTTTGCCATGGCAATAGTTGCTAACAAGAGGAGAAATGTTGAAGAGAGAATTTATGATATAGGTAAGTATTTCTGA
- a CDS encoding NAD(P)/FAD-dependent oxidoreductase: MGGGIAGLLLAHKVLDFNPTVFDRRRIPGKKCTGVISYQTFTQLGISKEFIDREFKSIEIRYGDRYSIYINTNVIRLNREKLEIWLDGEVRTKRPNDAVIKGNTVIVGSERYDGLVIDCGGWKGNARWIKAIEYLAEPINEDKIIVYIDKRNVGGFSWIVPLPYGTLIGAISYKDPKLFLPKFNKRIIDVHGGAIPRVRPESKIVTLKLGDSTGLVKTFTGGGIFGIANLLGPLVSGIRNGSFKNYYAKYKTLAKEVRRQYYLTRFLETTWRLLPFIFKLYNERTINVAEEFDLHSLLIRRIPH; this comes from the coding sequence GTGGGTGGAGGGATAGCAGGATTATTACTAGCTCATAAAGTCCTAGACTTTAATCCTACGGTTTTTGACAGAAGGCGTATCCCCGGAAAGAAATGTACGGGAGTAATAAGTTATCAAACTTTTACACAATTAGGTATAAGTAAGGAGTTCATAGATAGAGAATTTAAATCAATTGAAATCAGGTATGGCGATAGGTATTCAATTTATATAAACACGAACGTTATAAGGTTAAACAGAGAAAAGCTAGAAATATGGTTAGACGGCGAGGTTAGGACGAAAAGACCTAATGATGCTGTGATTAAAGGAAACACAGTAATTGTTGGCAGCGAGAGATATGATGGACTAGTAATAGACTGTGGCGGATGGAAGGGAAATGCTAGATGGATTAAAGCAATAGAGTATCTAGCAGAACCTATTAATGAAGATAAAATAATTGTATATATAGATAAGAGAAATGTAGGAGGGTTTAGCTGGATAGTTCCATTACCTTATGGTACTCTTATAGGTGCAATTTCCTATAAAGATCCTAAATTATTCTTACCTAAATTTAACAAAAGAATTATAGACGTTCATGGCGGGGCAATCCCTCGTGTTAGACCAGAATCTAAGATAGTTACTTTAAAACTAGGTGATTCCACGGGTCTTGTAAAGACGTTTACTGGTGGGGGTATATTTGGTATTGCAAATTTGCTAGGACCTTTAGTAAGTGGAATTCGAAATGGAAGCTTCAAGAATTACTACGCGAAATATAAGACGCTAGCCAAGGAGGTTAGAAGGCAATATTATTTAACAAGATTCTTAGAAACTACGTGGAGACTACTTCCTTTTATTTTCAAATTATATAATGAAAGAACAATTAATGTCGCAGAGGAATTTGATTTGCATTCACTTCTTATTCGTAGAATTCCTCACTAA
- a CDS encoding UbiA family prenyltransferase, protein MSFKSYMQLVRIHNVIGAALGAIMGFLVSSKWQILEAKQLLLSALVVGLIAAGGYVINDVYDVEIDKINKPYRPIPSGSISINQARTLAIILFAVGVLASIWLNVFAIIVALLTVIGLVYYAKELKRTGLYGNLLVATTTALSIFYGGLAFFSDDWLSRIAIPTFYSFFLTLTREIVKGIEDYNGDLANNVRTLATTLGINKSWKIVKALLALLLIVSPIPFFIGFNFIYIVILIVAFIPFTILSIVQKNTIEGASKARSYLKISAIAGIIAFLLGSLPFFRG, encoded by the coding sequence GTGAGTTTTAAATCATACATGCAACTTGTCAGGATACATAACGTTATTGGAGCAGCATTGGGTGCTATTATGGGCTTTCTCGTCTCTTCAAAATGGCAAATCTTAGAAGCTAAGCAACTTCTACTATCAGCATTAGTAGTGGGCTTAATAGCAGCTGGAGGATATGTCATAAATGACGTATATGACGTGGAAATAGATAAAATAAATAAACCATACAGACCTATCCCATCCGGTAGTATATCCATTAATCAAGCTAGGACGCTAGCAATAATCTTATTCGCAGTAGGTGTTTTGGCCTCAATATGGTTAAATGTTTTCGCGATAATTGTGGCATTGCTAACTGTAATAGGTCTCGTTTATTACGCAAAGGAACTAAAACGGACCGGGTTGTATGGAAACTTGTTAGTAGCTACGACCACAGCCTTATCTATATTTTATGGCGGATTGGCCTTTTTCTCAGATGATTGGCTATCAAGAATAGCAATTCCTACATTTTATTCCTTTTTCTTAACATTAACAAGAGAAATAGTAAAGGGTATTGAAGATTATAATGGTGATCTAGCTAATAATGTAAGGACCTTAGCTACTACTTTAGGAATAAATAAATCATGGAAAATAGTTAAGGCTCTTCTTGCTCTCTTGCTGATAGTCTCTCCTATACCATTTTTTATAGGTTTTAATTTTATTTATATTGTAATTTTAATTGTAGCTTTTATTCCATTTACAATCCTTTCAATAGTTCAGAAGAACACGATAGAGGGTGCGTCAAAGGCTAGAAGTTATTTAAAAATATCCGCAATTGCAGGAATTATTGCTTTTCTACTGGGTAGTTTACCATTCTTTAGAGGCTAA
- the speD gene encoding adenosylmethionine decarboxylase — MMGVELSFPKVVGKQVYGSLYDCDEEILKDSKKLEQIVKEAAEIGNMNILDIRSWKIGEGVSIVAIILESHITIHTWPEYKFATVDVYSCGAHTDPYKAFSYIVAKLGAKKYTINEADRSSEF, encoded by the coding sequence ATGATGGGGGTAGAGTTATCTTTTCCTAAAGTAGTGGGAAAGCAAGTATATGGAAGCTTATATGATTGTGACGAAGAAATACTTAAAGACTCTAAAAAATTAGAGCAGATAGTAAAGGAGGCAGCAGAAATAGGGAATATGAATATACTTGATATAAGATCTTGGAAAATTGGCGAAGGTGTTAGTATTGTTGCAATTATCCTTGAGAGTCATATAACGATTCATACTTGGCCTGAGTACAAATTTGCTACAGTTGACGTCTATTCATGTGGAGCCCATACAGATCCTTATAAAGCGTTTTCATATATAGTTGCAAAACTAGGAGCAAAGAAATATACTATAAACGAGGCTGATAGATCATCAGAGTTCTAA
- a CDS encoding magnesium-dependent phosphatase-1 yields MIKAVVFDADKTLWDHHNISEFEEPLKIVDANTLEDSKGRALHLFPEVRETLRELKNRGYILGLATWNYEEKAIKVLSALDLMQYFHVIVAKPFPYKFLMLSYIMIEIRNRMNVRIKPDEILFLDDRRGHFGNIWLYLGNVKCLEMWKDVTRYVEIFDIIKGVDSE; encoded by the coding sequence ATGATAAAAGCAGTAGTGTTTGACGCAGATAAAACTTTATGGGACCATCATAATATATCGGAATTTGAGGAACCATTAAAGATAGTAGATGCGAATACTCTAGAAGATTCTAAAGGACGAGCACTTCATTTATTTCCAGAAGTTAGAGAAACACTCAGGGAACTTAAGAACAGAGGATATATATTAGGATTAGCAACATGGAACTATGAGGAAAAGGCTATTAAGGTTTTAAGTGCGTTAGACTTAATGCAATATTTTCATGTAATAGTAGCTAAGCCTTTTCCTTACAAGTTCTTAATGCTAAGTTATATTATGATTGAAATCCGTAATAGAATGAACGTACGGATAAAACCAGACGAGATATTATTCTTGGATGACAGAAGAGGTCATTTTGGCAATATTTGGCTATATCTAGGTAATGTAAAGTGTTTAGAAATGTGGAAAGACGTAACACGATATGTCGAAATATTTGATATTATAAAGGGCGTAGATAGTGAATAA
- the leuS gene encoding leucine--tRNA ligase gives MNAVASKWQKKWEEAKVYEANPDPSKPKFFTTVAFPYPNSPWHIGHGRTYVTGDILARYKRMRGYNVLFPMGFHYTGTPIMAMADAIAKGDKELIETFKDIYEIPADIIPRMSDPLFMANYFKEDIKVSMKEIGLGIDWRREFTTIDPEFSSFIIWQFHKLQSKGYIVKDTHPVGWCPVHHIPVGMHDTKGDVEPEIGEFILIYFKSDKGIFPAATLRPETVFGATNLWINPNENYVIANVLGNKMILSEKAAFKLSFQIDDIQIEDKIKGSKLVGLKVENPITGKQIEIYGADFVDVGLGTGVVMSVPAHAPFDYYYSKKVNKSNFEVVPVITVEGLGNTLGKDVVEKNNPRNDEDLKKLTEYVYRTEYNKGIMRSDLEKLIIREEYKSELRSLSGLPVPKAREFITDFLISKGLGRKIFEIMNKPVYCRCGTEIVVKILKDQWFLDYSNPDWKELAKKSLSKMRIIPEEARKDFEFTIGWLEKRACARTRGLGTPLPWDKKWIIESLSDSTIYMAYYTISHKIKQYRLSPSQLTQELWDYVMLGIGNLEEISKNTGIPADVINDLRNEFLYWYPLDVRHSGKDLIPNHLTFFIFNHAAIFPENLWPKAIAVNGLVLYEGKKMSKSLRNIIPLRKGLKLYGVDVMRVALSSTADMGSDVNFSESLVKTVGETIRKTYELFKTLDNYKDETYGFPEKWLLSRIYEVVDKVTKNIESLELRDAINEILFVFSSDLDEYFNMVNAEGRGGNGKVLKEVLIVWLKLITPFTPHIAEEIWHEILGQSTFIVNERWPEVEKSKIDELILLEYEYMKRILEDIRSILNIYKGSPKAVKLYALEDDRYVELLRDAISANGQMKKFMDAHKPKNKEEVRLLQKIFNESLEIDDKMKRLIMNYKINEVSVLNELSKYLKKKLNVEVLVKAYSEEVRKTYNKEALPLRPAIIIE, from the coding sequence TTGAATGCTGTCGCTTCTAAGTGGCAGAAAAAGTGGGAAGAGGCCAAAGTTTATGAAGCAAATCCCGACCCCAGTAAACCTAAATTTTTTACTACAGTTGCTTTTCCTTATCCTAATAGCCCTTGGCATATAGGACATGGAAGAACTTATGTAACTGGAGATATCTTAGCCAGATATAAGAGAATGAGAGGATATAATGTACTATTCCCTATGGGCTTCCACTATACTGGAACGCCAATTATGGCAATGGCAGATGCTATTGCGAAGGGCGATAAGGAGTTAATTGAGACTTTTAAAGATATCTATGAAATACCTGCTGATATAATTCCTAGAATGTCTGACCCACTATTTATGGCAAACTACTTTAAGGAAGATATTAAGGTTTCAATGAAAGAAATAGGCCTAGGAATAGACTGGAGAAGAGAATTCACTACTATAGATCCAGAATTTTCATCGTTTATAATATGGCAATTTCATAAGTTACAAAGTAAAGGGTATATAGTTAAGGATACCCACCCAGTTGGATGGTGCCCAGTACATCATATTCCAGTTGGTATGCATGATACAAAAGGAGATGTAGAGCCAGAAATAGGCGAGTTTATATTAATATATTTCAAATCTGACAAGGGAATATTTCCTGCAGCTACATTAAGACCAGAAACTGTTTTTGGCGCTACTAATCTATGGATAAATCCTAATGAGAACTACGTGATAGCTAACGTATTGGGCAATAAAATGATATTAAGTGAGAAAGCTGCTTTCAAACTATCTTTTCAAATAGATGATATTCAAATAGAGGATAAAATCAAAGGGTCAAAATTAGTTGGACTTAAGGTTGAAAATCCCATAACTGGAAAACAAATAGAGATATATGGTGCAGACTTCGTTGATGTTGGCCTAGGGACTGGCGTAGTTATGAGTGTACCTGCACATGCTCCATTTGATTATTACTATTCTAAGAAAGTTAACAAAAGTAACTTTGAAGTTGTTCCAGTAATTACGGTTGAGGGATTAGGTAACACTTTAGGTAAAGACGTGGTAGAGAAGAACAATCCTAGGAATGATGAGGATCTAAAGAAGCTTACAGAATACGTTTACAGAACAGAGTACAACAAGGGCATTATGAGAAGTGATTTAGAGAAACTAATTATTAGAGAGGAGTATAAATCTGAGTTGAGAAGTTTAAGTGGACTCCCAGTACCTAAAGCTAGAGAATTTATTACAGATTTTCTGATTTCAAAAGGCTTAGGCAGAAAAATATTTGAAATTATGAATAAACCAGTTTACTGTAGATGTGGAACTGAGATTGTAGTCAAGATCCTTAAAGATCAATGGTTCTTAGATTATTCAAATCCAGATTGGAAAGAATTGGCAAAAAAATCATTGTCAAAGATGCGCATAATTCCGGAAGAGGCTAGAAAAGACTTTGAGTTTACAATAGGATGGTTGGAGAAAAGAGCTTGTGCCAGAACTAGAGGACTAGGTACTCCCCTGCCTTGGGATAAAAAATGGATCATTGAAAGTTTGAGTGATTCTACAATATATATGGCCTATTATACTATATCACACAAAATTAAACAATATAGACTATCTCCATCTCAACTAACTCAAGAGTTGTGGGACTATGTAATGTTAGGCATAGGTAATCTAGAGGAGATTAGTAAAAATACTGGAATACCTGCAGATGTAATAAATGATCTAAGAAATGAATTCTTGTATTGGTATCCTTTAGATGTTAGACACAGTGGAAAAGATTTAATTCCAAATCACTTAACCTTCTTTATCTTCAATCATGCTGCAATATTTCCAGAAAATCTATGGCCTAAGGCAATAGCTGTAAATGGTTTGGTATTATATGAAGGAAAGAAAATGAGTAAGTCATTAAGAAATATCATACCCTTAAGAAAAGGCTTAAAATTATATGGCGTTGATGTAATGAGAGTCGCACTCTCTTCAACAGCAGACATGGGATCAGATGTTAACTTCTCTGAGTCATTAGTTAAAACGGTAGGGGAAACGATAAGAAAAACATACGAGCTATTCAAGACATTAGATAATTATAAAGATGAAACTTATGGATTCCCAGAAAAGTGGTTATTATCCAGAATATATGAGGTTGTAGACAAAGTAACTAAAAACATAGAATCTCTAGAATTAAGAGACGCAATTAATGAAATTTTGTTTGTATTCTCTTCAGATCTGGACGAATACTTCAATATGGTTAATGCTGAGGGTAGAGGAGGAAACGGTAAGGTTTTAAAAGAAGTTTTGATAGTATGGCTTAAGTTAATAACACCATTTACACCTCATATAGCAGAGGAAATATGGCATGAAATCTTAGGCCAGTCTACTTTCATAGTTAATGAAAGATGGCCAGAGGTAGAAAAATCTAAAATAGATGAATTAATATTACTAGAATATGAGTATATGAAAAGAATTCTTGAGGATATAAGATCAATTCTAAACATATATAAGGGTTCGCCAAAGGCTGTTAAGCTATATGCATTAGAAGACGATAGGTACGTAGAGCTATTAAGAGATGCTATAAGTGCGAATGGGCAAATGAAGAAGTTTATGGATGCTCATAAACCTAAGAATAAAGAAGAAGTTAGACTATTACAAAAAATATTCAATGAATCTTTGGAAATAGATGATAAAATGAAGAGATTAATCATGAACTATAAGATTAATGAAGTGAGCGTACTTAATGAACTATCAAAGTATTTGAAGAAAAAGTTGAATGTAGAAGTTCTAGTTAAAGCGTATTCTGAAGAGGTTAGGAAGACTTATAATAAGGAAGCCTTACCATTAAGACCAGCTATAATAATTGAGTAA
- a CDS encoding DUF211 domain-containing protein has translation MAIRRLVLDVLKPIRGTSIVELAEKISSLSGVEGVNISVTDMDVETMGLMIIIEGTSLNFDDIRKMLEEEGCAIHSIDQVISGNKIIEGKIKNDLR, from the coding sequence GTGGCGATTAGAAGACTTGTTTTAGACGTTCTGAAGCCCATTAGAGGAACATCAATAGTTGAACTAGCTGAGAAAATCTCAAGCCTAAGCGGTGTAGAGGGAGTTAATATAAGTGTTACTGATATGGACGTCGAAACCATGGGGTTAATGATAATTATTGAAGGAACTAGCCTCAACTTTGATGATATAAGGAAAATGTTAGAAGAAGAGGGATGTGCGATACATAGTATCGACCAAGTAATTAGCGGAAACAAGATAATTGAGGGTAAGATAAAGAATGATTTGCGATAA
- a CDS encoding GTPase — protein sequence MLGKIIQLVKRSDLIIEVLDAREPSLTRSKKIEQIVIKNDKKLLLVLNKGDLVPLWVLKSWKYYFKEEENRESVYVSSTSHLGTKKLRDTMKALLRGNKGVVAFIGYPKTGKSSIINALKGRHSAQTSAYPLEYGYTKSIQLFKIDNKIYAWDTPGIIPPDGNELEKIIRGYNVDLLEDPVKPAIELINRIIKASRESLKQAYGVDFTDPYDLLVKIALKRGWVYKSDKEPNIDMAAKTIIRDYHEGKITYYTLPPNLYRDDKSSSV from the coding sequence ATGCTGGGGAAAATCATTCAGTTGGTCAAAAGATCTGATCTCATAATAGAAGTATTGGATGCAAGAGAACCATCTTTAACCAGATCAAAGAAAATTGAGCAAATTGTAATAAAAAACGATAAGAAATTATTATTGGTACTAAACAAAGGAGATCTAGTTCCCCTATGGGTACTTAAGTCTTGGAAATATTATTTTAAAGAGGAAGAAAATAGGGAATCCGTTTACGTTTCTTCGACGTCTCACTTGGGAACTAAAAAATTACGTGATACTATGAAAGCATTGCTAAGAGGAAATAAAGGTGTAGTTGCCTTTATTGGCTATCCCAAAACTGGCAAATCCTCCATTATAAATGCTCTTAAAGGTAGACATTCAGCTCAGACTTCAGCTTATCCTCTAGAATATGGGTATACTAAATCTATACAGCTGTTTAAAATAGATAACAAAATATACGCATGGGATACGCCTGGTATAATACCGCCTGATGGTAATGAACTAGAAAAAATAATTAGAGGTTATAATGTAGATCTACTTGAAGACCCAGTAAAGCCAGCAATAGAATTGATAAACAGAATAATTAAAGCTTCAAGAGAAAGCCTTAAGCAAGCTTATGGAGTGGATTTTACAGATCCTTATGATTTACTCGTTAAAATAGCCTTAAAAAGGGGATGGGTTTACAAAAGCGATAAAGAACCAAATATAGATATGGCAGCAAAAACGATAATAAGAGATTATCATGAAGGCAAGATTACTTATTATACTCTCCCCCCAAATCTGTATAGGGATGATAAAAGCAGTAGTGTTTGA
- a CDS encoding PolB1-binding protein PBP2 family protein has translation MNTRLIYLMSVNQKEIEIAIEYFKTYVSVGEIIAVMDLKAKGISNPQAVISKLIEMGIIERGEGCYNLVRNSTNKK, from the coding sequence ATGAATACTAGGCTAATATATCTTATGTCTGTTAATCAGAAAGAAATTGAGATAGCAATAGAGTACTTTAAAACATACGTTTCAGTAGGAGAAATAATTGCTGTCATGGATCTTAAAGCAAAAGGCATTTCAAACCCACAAGCTGTAATATCAAAACTAATAGAAATGGGGATAATAGAGCGAGGAGAAGGTTGTTATAACTTAGTGAGGAATTCTACGAATAAGAAGTGA
- a CDS encoding TIGR00269 family protein has protein sequence MICDNCKSREAVVLQSHTRRKLCKDCFIEDIRKRIETEARKQGIINANKILLAVSGGKDSLVLADALSQFVNPSKLIAFNINEGIRGYNRDDQVKKLEDYLRDLGIELIKSGFRQEVGFSLDEMVSASLKKGLKVSACTFCGGFRRKLINEAGIKVSADYVATGHNLDDEAQTIIINLIRGDLLRLIRFGDKPLRVSSKFVMRVKPLRKIYEWETTMYANLKGFEFQEVECPYISQKPTLRAKVRELLYKLEERKPGTLLKIIEQFDEISQKLKNEYKLSSELPTCIICGEPTTPGRAVCKNCELLIRSGLMPQEYQKYLPIS, from the coding sequence ATGATTTGCGATAATTGTAAAAGTAGAGAAGCAGTAGTGCTACAATCGCACACTAGAAGGAAACTTTGCAAAGATTGTTTTATAGAAGATATTAGAAAAAGGATTGAAACGGAAGCTAGAAAGCAAGGTATAATAAATGCTAATAAAATACTCTTAGCAGTCTCTGGAGGGAAAGATAGTCTAGTACTTGCTGATGCACTATCTCAATTCGTTAACCCCTCCAAGCTAATTGCATTTAATATAAATGAAGGGATAAGAGGATATAATAGAGATGATCAGGTTAAGAAGCTTGAAGACTATTTAAGAGACCTTGGAATAGAGCTCATTAAAAGTGGTTTTAGACAAGAAGTAGGTTTCTCATTAGATGAAATGGTAAGTGCGTCATTAAAGAAAGGACTTAAGGTCTCTGCTTGCACTTTCTGCGGAGGATTTAGAAGAAAACTGATAAACGAAGCTGGAATTAAGGTCTCTGCAGATTATGTTGCAACTGGCCACAATCTTGATGATGAAGCACAAACTATAATTATAAATCTAATAAGGGGAGATCTATTGAGGCTAATAAGATTCGGTGATAAACCATTGAGGGTGAGTAGTAAGTTCGTAATGAGGGTAAAGCCTCTAAGAAAGATATATGAATGGGAAACTACCATGTATGCAAATCTTAAGGGATTTGAATTTCAAGAAGTTGAATGCCCTTATATTTCACAAAAACCAACTCTTCGAGCTAAAGTTAGAGAGTTACTATATAAGTTAGAGGAAAGAAAACCTGGAACATTATTAAAAATAATCGAACAGTTTGACGAGATCTCTCAAAAACTTAAAAATGAGTATAAACTCTCTAGTGAACTACCTACTTGTATCATTTGTGGAGAACCTACAACGCCCGGTAGAGCAGTATGCAAGAATTGTGAACTGTTAATTAGAAGTGGGCTGATGCCACAAGAATATCAGAAATACTTACCTATATCATAA
- a CDS encoding acetolactate synthase large subunit — translation MPTGARILVDSLKREGVKVIFGIPGLSNMQIYDAFVEDLQNGELRHVLMRHEQAAAHAADGYARASGVPGVCTATSGPGTTNLTTGLITAYWDSSPVIAITGNVPRSVMGKMAFQEADAMGVFENVTKYVIGIKRVEEIPLWIKNAFYIATTGRPGPVVVDIPRDIFYEKMEEVKWPERPMVKGYREFPTRIDPLSLKKAAEILINAERPIILVGTGVVWANATPEILELAEILHIPIISTFPGKTAIPHDHPLYFGPMGYYGRAEASMAALESDAMLIVGARLSDRTFTSYDEMVETRKKFVMINIDPTDGEKAIKVDVGLYGNAKIILRELINTILKLGEKREKNAWLKRVKEYKDYYSQFYYHDENGKLKPWKILKTIRQTLPRDAIVTTGVGQHQMWAEVFWEVLEPRTFLTSSGMGTMGFGLPAAMGAKLARPDKIVVDLDGDGSFLMTGTNLATAVDEHIPIISVIFDNRTLGLVRQVQDLFFGRRIVGVDYGPSPDFVKLAEAFGALGFNATTYEEIEKSIRIAIKEDIPAVIRVPVDKEELALPTLPPGGRLKQVILRDPRKSS, via the coding sequence TTGCCAACAGGAGCTAGAATTTTAGTAGATTCTCTAAAAAGAGAAGGAGTAAAGGTAATATTCGGAATTCCAGGTTTATCAAACATGCAAATATACGATGCCTTTGTTGAGGATCTGCAAAATGGCGAATTACGACATGTACTAATGAGACACGAACAAGCTGCTGCACATGCTGCAGATGGTTATGCCAGAGCTTCTGGGGTACCCGGTGTATGTACTGCTACATCTGGTCCTGGGACTACCAATCTAACTACCGGGCTTATCACCGCATATTGGGATAGTTCGCCAGTAATTGCGATAACTGGAAATGTACCTAGAAGTGTAATGGGCAAGATGGCATTTCAAGAAGCAGATGCAATGGGTGTTTTTGAAAATGTAACTAAATACGTTATTGGGATTAAGAGAGTAGAAGAGATACCACTATGGATAAAGAACGCGTTTTATATTGCAACTACCGGAAGACCGGGACCAGTAGTTGTAGATATACCAAGAGATATTTTCTATGAAAAAATGGAAGAAGTGAAATGGCCAGAGAGACCAATGGTAAAAGGATATAGAGAGTTCCCAACTAGAATAGATCCCTTATCTTTAAAGAAAGCTGCAGAAATTTTGATTAACGCTGAAAGGCCTATAATATTAGTAGGTACTGGAGTAGTATGGGCTAATGCTACACCAGAAATTCTCGAGTTAGCAGAGATTCTACATATACCAATAATTTCTACGTTTCCTGGAAAAACGGCAATACCTCATGATCACCCATTATATTTTGGACCTATGGGATATTATGGGAGAGCAGAAGCATCAATGGCCGCATTAGAATCAGATGCAATGCTAATTGTTGGCGCAAGGCTTAGTGACAGAACGTTTACATCTTACGACGAAATGGTAGAAACTAGAAAGAAATTTGTTATGATCAATATTGATCCCACAGATGGCGAAAAGGCAATAAAAGTTGATGTAGGACTTTATGGCAATGCCAAAATAATATTGAGGGAATTAATAAATACAATACTCAAGTTAGGTGAAAAAAGAGAAAAAAACGCTTGGTTAAAAAGGGTTAAAGAATATAAGGACTACTACTCGCAGTTTTATTATCATGATGAGAACGGGAAACTAAAACCATGGAAAATATTGAAGACTATAAGACAAACGTTACCAAGAGATGCAATAGTTACCACTGGTGTAGGTCAACATCAAATGTGGGCTGAAGTGTTTTGGGAAGTACTAGAACCTAGAACATTCTTAACATCATCTGGAATGGGTACTATGGGATTTGGGCTCCCCGCCGCTATGGGCGCGAAATTAGCTAGGCCAGATAAAATAGTGGTTGACTTAGATGGTGATGGATCATTTTTAATGACTGGAACTAACTTAGCCACAGCAGTGGACGAACACATTCCAATTATTTCAGTAATATTTGACAACAGAACGTTAGGTTTAGTAAGGCAAGTGCAAGATCTATTCTTTGGAAGGCGAATAGTAGGTGTGGATTACGGTCCTTCACCAGACTTTGTTAAATTAGCTGAGGCATTTGGTGCATTAGGATTTAACGCAACAACCTATGAAGAAATAGAGAAGTCTATAAGGATCGCTATAAAGGAAGATATCCCTGCAGTTATTAGAGTTCCCGTGGATAAGGAAGAACTTGCACTACCTACCTTACCGCCTGGTGGAAGATTAAAACAGGTGATTTTACGTGACCCTAGAAAGAGTAGTTAG